A DNA window from Methanobacterium sp. contains the following coding sequences:
- a CDS encoding tetratricopeptide repeat protein, producing MSSSNDNKKESLIKLATNIMGHNQSLESFNKGLELVDEALELDPDYALAWNLKGNVLIGMANIEEGIECLDKAIELDPELAAPWYSKALVYQNLGKYEEAVEYYDKSLNLGFKNFENRYVDIYFRKGLILNQIGRYEDAVESFDEILKINPYSFDALVSKSLALGFLSKYDEELECLEKVLELDPENPMIWANKSAVLNELKKFEEALKCTDKALEILEDKGLGVQNKNQNKQVTWHVRGNSFLGLKKYNEAVKSFDKSLKLYSEGDIPQVYIDSLIGKGNALAGLNKFEEALKCYNNALELSPDSVAAKKGKADIAAYKSEK from the coding sequence ATGAGTTCATCCAATGATAATAAAAAAGAATCGTTAATTAAACTGGCTACAAACATTATGGGTCATAATCAATCTTTAGAAAGCTTTAATAAAGGTTTAGAACTTGTTGATGAAGCATTAGAATTGGATCCAGATTATGCTTTAGCATGGAATCTTAAGGGCAACGTGCTTATCGGGATGGCCAATATTGAAGAAGGAATTGAATGTTTAGATAAGGCTATAGAACTAGATCCTGAATTAGCAGCTCCATGGTATAGTAAAGCTCTGGTTTATCAAAACTTAGGTAAATATGAAGAAGCAGTTGAGTACTATGATAAATCTCTGAATTTAGGCTTTAAAAACTTTGAAAATCGCTATGTGGATATTTACTTTAGAAAAGGGCTAATTTTAAACCAGATCGGTCGATACGAGGATGCAGTTGAATCATTTGATGAAATCCTGAAAATAAATCCATATAGTTTTGACGCGTTAGTTAGCAAGAGTTTAGCTCTTGGATTCCTTAGTAAATATGATGAAGAGCTAGAATGCTTAGAAAAAGTTTTAGAACTGGATCCTGAAAATCCTATGATTTGGGCTAATAAAAGTGCGGTTCTTAATGAGCTTAAAAAGTTTGAAGAAGCTCTTAAATGTACAGATAAAGCCCTTGAAATTCTTGAAGATAAAGGGTTAGGTGTGCAAAATAAAAATCAAAACAAGCAGGTCACATGGCATGTCCGAGGAAACAGTTTTCTGGGCCTTAAAAAGTACAATGAAGCTGTAAAAAGTTTTGATAAATCTTTGAAATTATATTCTGAAGGGGATATACCTCAAGTGTATATCGATAGTTTAATTGGTAAAGGTAATGCTCTTGCAGGCCTTAATAAATTCGAAGAAGCTTTAAAATGTTATAATAACGCACTGGAATTGAGTCCGGATTCTGTGGCTGCTAAAAAAGGAAAAGCAGATATTGCCGCGTATAAATCTGAAAAATAA
- a CDS encoding DUF2142 domain-containing protein: MMNKFRDINPQTAFLIIGLIYGLGFLIATPAFQVPDEYEHFYRSLYVSEGHIVPEKLGNLSGVYVPESVKFTSDTVNQEWYTFLQDRDNKTNLAPLLHLPFNSKNMVFEDISRIAVITYSPVPYLVSAFAIDLGKLFNLAPLVLMYIGRLANLLVWIFLTYLAIKITPVHKWVFFMLALLPMTIFEAASLSADSFLLGISFLIIAIFFKYAFDDNKKRIGFKEVYILGILLLLVGLAKSNYILLLFLIFLIPAQKFGNRKNRILVTGSLFLVVVAVVGIWNLIVNGLYAPIIPQVSISGQIIYLLGDPFRFPYLLINTFISRGLSYQFLFVGNFWLDIPLPTWWLGFYLITIIPVALLDKSMVNITKNQKLISAATFILNAIIACALVYITWTPVGQNVIDGIQGRYFIPIFPLLFLLLYKIRDFKNYYEKIDSNKLVIKDKPVIKIVHDNLNPILIAYVVIFLSITLSIFIFDYYI; this comes from the coding sequence ATGATGAACAAGTTCAGAGATATCAACCCTCAAACCGCTTTTCTTATTATAGGGCTAATTTATGGATTAGGTTTCCTTATTGCGACTCCGGCTTTTCAGGTCCCTGATGAATACGAACACTTTTACAGGTCATTATATGTAAGCGAAGGGCATATAGTGCCTGAAAAATTAGGTAACCTGTCAGGTGTTTACGTTCCAGAAAGTGTGAAGTTTACATCAGATACAGTTAATCAGGAATGGTATACATTCCTTCAGGACAGAGACAATAAGACAAATTTAGCTCCTCTCCTACATTTGCCATTTAACAGTAAGAATATGGTTTTTGAAGATATTTCAAGAATTGCAGTAATTACTTATTCTCCTGTCCCTTATTTAGTATCTGCATTTGCTATAGATCTCGGTAAATTATTTAATTTAGCTCCTTTAGTACTGATGTACATTGGAAGATTAGCAAACCTGCTGGTATGGATTTTTCTCACATATCTGGCAATCAAAATAACTCCTGTCCACAAATGGGTTTTCTTTATGTTAGCATTGCTCCCAATGACAATTTTTGAGGCAGCGTCACTTTCTGCAGATAGTTTTTTACTGGGAATATCCTTTTTAATCATTGCAATTTTCTTCAAATACGCATTTGATGATAATAAAAAGAGAATAGGCTTTAAAGAGGTTTATATTTTAGGTATACTCCTCCTGCTGGTAGGGCTTGCAAAAAGTAATTATATCCTACTGTTATTTTTGATCTTCCTTATTCCTGCACAAAAATTTGGAAACCGGAAAAACAGGATTTTAGTAACAGGATCTTTATTTTTAGTCGTGGTCGCAGTTGTAGGTATCTGGAATCTTATTGTTAACGGGCTTTATGCCCCAATTATACCTCAAGTATCTATTTCAGGCCAAATCATCTACCTTCTAGGAGATCCTTTCAGGTTCCCATACTTACTAATAAACACATTTATTAGCCGTGGCTTATCCTATCAATTTTTATTTGTAGGTAATTTCTGGCTGGATATCCCATTACCTACATGGTGGTTAGGTTTTTATTTAATTACAATAATTCCTGTAGCTTTACTGGATAAAAGCATGGTAAATATAACAAAAAATCAAAAATTAATCTCAGCAGCGACTTTCATCCTTAACGCCATTATTGCCTGTGCCCTTGTGTATATTACATGGACTCCTGTTGGGCAGAATGTTATAGACGGAATTCAAGGAAGATATTTCATTCCTATATTCCCGCTTCTATTCTTATTGCTATATAAAATAAGAGATTTTAAGAATTATTATGAAAAAATAGACAGTAATAAACTGGTTATTAAAGATAAACCCGTTATTAAAATTGTTCATGACAACCTGAATCCAATATTAATTGCATATGTTGTTATTTTCCTGTCAATTACGCTTTCAATATTTATATTTGATTATTACATCTAA
- a CDS encoding GtrA family protein, translating to MTDIEDTIIDKLLKNQTDQTHIQFFRYMFVGGAAFLVQFAAYMIFINININYLIATPMAFILGLIANYALSVNWVFNKHALDNMWSEFVIFAVIGVVGMVLTEILTWFFVDFVGFYQIFYNVHLYNSSHNIGFYVANVVTAALVLFWNFFARKLTLFK from the coding sequence ATGACAGATATAGAAGATACTATTATAGACAAATTACTAAAAAATCAGACAGATCAAACACATATCCAGTTCTTCCGCTACATGTTCGTTGGGGGAGCTGCATTTTTAGTGCAATTTGCAGCATATATGATATTTATAAACATTAATATAAATTATCTTATTGCTACACCAATGGCATTTATTTTAGGATTAATAGCTAACTATGCTTTGAGTGTTAACTGGGTCTTTAATAAACATGCACTTGACAATATGTGGTCAGAATTTGTGATTTTTGCAGTTATTGGCGTTGTAGGAATGGTACTAACTGAAATACTTACGTGGTTCTTTGTAGATTTCGTTGGTTTCTATCAAATTTTTTACAATGTTCATCTGTACAATTCAAGTCATAATATAGGCTTTTATGTGGCAAATGTTGTTACCGCTGCTTTAGTATTATTCTGGAACTTTTTTGCAAGGAAATTAACATTATTTAAATAA
- a CDS encoding NAD(P)/FAD-dependent oxidoreductase, whose translation MSQKTAIIIGAGPAGLTAAYELLDKTDIKPIIYEKSEYIGGISKTVEYKGNHIDIGGHRFFSKNDRVMKWWQNIMPLQGVPAKDDLALGREVPLHKDCLKREIGQEKSEKIAAPDPEKEDKVMLNRGRLSRIYFLRKFFDYPIKLNSNTIKNLGALRMIKIGLSYVKVVISPIKEENTLEDFYINRFGKELYGTFFDDYNIKLWGVSCSEIAPDFGAQRVKGLSITKVITHALKSGFSKNDSIEQKNVETSLIGQFMYPKYGPGQIWEEVARIITENGGEIHFNQEAVGIEHDGNGVKQIKIKDAETGEIKSVEGDYFFSTMPVKDLINATENVPQNVQDVANGLIYRDFITVGLLLNELKIKNETNQKTINNIVPDNWIYIQERDVKIGRLQIFNNWSPYLVNDDSKTWIGLEYFCDEGDEYWTMSDEDFSKFAIDELAKIDIIDKKDVLDNVVIRVQKTYPAYFGTYDQFDTVKDFTNKFENLFLIGRNGMHRYNNMDHSMLTAMTAVDNIIKGVTSKDNLWCINTEEEYHEEK comes from the coding sequence ATGAGTCAAAAAACAGCGATTATAATAGGAGCAGGACCTGCAGGATTAACTGCAGCTTATGAATTACTTGATAAAACTGATATTAAACCAATTATCTATGAAAAAAGCGAATATATTGGAGGAATCTCAAAAACCGTTGAATATAAGGGCAATCATATAGACATAGGCGGTCATAGATTTTTCTCAAAAAATGATCGGGTTATGAAATGGTGGCAGAATATCATGCCATTACAAGGGGTGCCTGCAAAGGACGATTTAGCCCTTGGAAGAGAAGTTCCATTACATAAAGACTGCTTAAAAAGAGAAATAGGGCAAGAAAAATCTGAGAAAATTGCAGCACCTGATCCTGAAAAAGAAGATAAAGTAATGCTTAACCGAGGGCGCCTTTCAAGGATTTATTTCCTTAGAAAATTTTTTGATTATCCTATTAAATTAAATTCTAATACCATTAAAAATTTAGGCGCCTTAAGAATGATTAAAATAGGTTTAAGCTATGTTAAAGTCGTCATATCTCCAATTAAAGAGGAAAATACCCTTGAAGACTTTTATATCAACAGGTTTGGTAAAGAACTTTACGGCACTTTTTTTGATGATTACAATATAAAACTATGGGGAGTTTCCTGCAGTGAGATTGCACCCGATTTTGGAGCCCAAAGGGTAAAAGGTTTATCTATAACTAAAGTTATCACTCATGCATTAAAAAGTGGATTTTCAAAAAATGATTCCATAGAGCAGAAAAACGTAGAAACAAGCTTGATAGGACAATTTATGTACCCTAAATATGGGCCGGGACAAATATGGGAAGAAGTAGCAAGAATCATCACTGAAAACGGCGGTGAAATACACTTCAACCAGGAAGCTGTTGGAATTGAACATGATGGTAATGGAGTAAAACAGATTAAAATTAAAGACGCCGAAACAGGTGAAATAAAATCAGTAGAAGGGGATTATTTCTTCTCAACAATGCCTGTTAAGGACTTAATTAACGCTACAGAAAATGTACCTCAAAATGTTCAAGATGTTGCAAACGGATTAATATACCGTGACTTTATTACAGTAGGTTTACTTTTAAATGAACTTAAAATAAAAAATGAAACTAACCAAAAAACTATCAATAATATAGTCCCTGATAACTGGATTTATATACAGGAACGTGATGTTAAAATTGGTAGGCTTCAAATATTCAACAACTGGAGCCCTTATCTGGTAAATGATGATTCTAAAACATGGATTGGTCTTGAATACTTCTGTGATGAAGGAGATGAATACTGGACTATGAGCGATGAAGACTTCTCAAAATTTGCCATAGACGAACTTGCAAAAATTGACATCATCGACAAAAAAGACGTGCTTGACAACGTAGTAATACGAGTTCAAAAAACTTATCCTGCATACTTTGGTACTTATGACCAGTTTGACACCGTTAAAGACTTCACAAATAAGTTTGAAAACCTGTTTTTAATTGGAAGAAACGGAATGCACAGATATAACAATATGGACCACTCTATGCTTACCGCAATGACTGCAGTTGATAATATTATAAAAGGAGTCACTTCCAAGGATAATCTCTGGTGTATAAATACCGAAGAAGAGTATCATGAAGAAAAATAA
- a CDS encoding GMP synthase subunit A, with translation MKILVINNHGQYNHRIHRTLHYLKIPSELIPNSTSIDEINEKEPVGLILGGGPSIERTGNCFEYVKELDYPILGICLGHQIIAKAYGGEVGSAGMESYAKIEITIKEENDIFKGLGDTMKVWTSHKDEVTKLPEGFKLLATSPICEIEAMKHETKPLYGIQFHPEVHHTENGPKLLENFYEFCKNYSCQ, from the coding sequence ATGAAAATACTTGTTATAAATAATCATGGACAGTACAATCACAGAATCCATAGAACATTACATTATTTAAAGATTCCTTCAGAACTAATTCCGAATTCAACATCTATTGATGAAATAAATGAAAAAGAACCCGTAGGCCTCATACTAGGTGGAGGACCATCTATAGAAAGGACAGGAAATTGCTTTGAATATGTTAAAGAACTGGATTACCCTATTTTAGGGATTTGCCTTGGCCACCAGATCATAGCAAAAGCTTATGGTGGAGAAGTAGGATCTGCAGGGATGGAAAGTTATGCAAAAATTGAAATTACCATAAAAGAAGAGAATGATATATTTAAGGGACTTGGAGACACCATGAAAGTCTGGACATCTCATAAAGATGAAGTCACAAAGTTACCTGAAGGTTTTAAACTGCTTGCAACATCCCCAATTTGTGAAATTGAAGCAATGAAGCATGAAACCAAACCGTTGTATGGTATACAGTTCCACCCTGAAGTTCATCACACTGAAAACGGGCCAAAACTACTGGAAAATTTCTATGAATTTTGTAAGAACTACTCCTGTCAGTAA
- a CDS encoding DUF447 domain-containing protein, which translates to MQDLESLGMKKGLLYETIITTQNRNGVPNAAPIGVICKNKNEIVLNLFEGTHTLENIKANSKFVVNILKDPLVFVGCTTGDLSSDHFKKQGNEFYIKNTDAFFTASVINTKEIEKEDNISKSKMTIIKARVNEVIIKKEGVEPLNRAIFAIIESLVYLTRIKMVDENTAKEYLERIHEMSRTVNRVGSLDHKKAMQNILKYIENDG; encoded by the coding sequence ATGCAAGATCTTGAATCTCTTGGGATGAAAAAGGGATTACTCTATGAAACAATTATAACCACTCAAAATAGGAATGGAGTACCAAATGCAGCCCCTATAGGAGTTATCTGCAAAAATAAAAATGAAATCGTGCTGAATCTTTTTGAAGGAACCCATACTCTTGAAAATATAAAAGCTAACTCCAAATTTGTTGTAAATATACTAAAAGATCCTCTAGTTTTTGTAGGTTGCACCACTGGAGATCTTTCCTCTGATCATTTTAAAAAGCAGGGTAATGAGTTTTACATTAAAAATACAGATGCGTTTTTTACAGCAAGTGTAATCAACACTAAAGAAATTGAAAAAGAAGATAATATCAGCAAATCCAAGATGACCATAATAAAAGCCCGTGTAAATGAAGTTATTATTAAAAAAGAAGGTGTTGAACCTTTAAACAGGGCTATTTTTGCAATAATAGAATCACTTGTTTATTTAACAAGAATTAAAATGGTAGATGAAAATACTGCAAAAGAATATTTAGAACGGATCCATGAAATGTCAAGAACTGTAAACCGTGTAGGAAGCTTGGATCATAAAAAAGCGATGCAAAATATTCTAAAATATATTGAAAATGATGGATAA
- a CDS encoding histidine kinase dimerization/phosphoacceptor domain -containing protein, whose translation MDDKYVNVLLIEDNLTDTALIREMLKEVRKPRFKLHNTRRLEDGLNYIEKNGADVLLLDLNLPDSFGFDTFLKAKERVPQSPIVILSAFDDEDVAINAVKGEAQDYLIKGKVDSSLLSRSISYAIERKAIEGELIRHRDHLEELVQERTIELQEANKKLKNEIEERKMAEEEIKASLEEKNILLEEIHNRVENNLQTISNLMGLEYTQLNDKEPIEIYQESQNRVKAIALIHETLSRSEDFAIIDFNKYAHDLIDHLFKSYAVDKNINANIKIDGILLDIDTAVPCGLILNELVTNSIKHAFPSWYFEDRKLLKGRFTPPSNEFVNDEFTGQNKITGEINITFMPDDGNFTLKVGDNGIGLPDDIDFRYAETSGIQLVNALVRQLDGLIDLEKNNGCEFKIIFRESSV comes from the coding sequence ATGGATGATAAGTACGTTAACGTTCTTTTGATAGAGGATAATCTTACAGACACAGCTTTAATACGAGAAATGTTAAAGGAAGTACGAAAACCTAGATTTAAGTTACATAATACTCGCCGCCTTGAAGATGGATTAAACTATATCGAAAAAAATGGGGCAGATGTGCTGTTACTGGATTTAAATTTACCTGATAGTTTTGGCTTTGATACATTTCTGAAAGCTAAAGAAAGAGTACCTCAAAGCCCTATAGTTATATTAAGTGCTTTCGATGATGAAGATGTCGCGATTAATGCAGTTAAAGGCGAAGCACAGGATTATTTAATTAAAGGAAAGGTTGACAGCAGTCTCCTGTCACGATCTATATCATATGCAATCGAGCGTAAAGCAATTGAAGGTGAATTGATAAGGCACAGAGATCATCTTGAGGAACTGGTTCAAGAAAGAACAATTGAACTTCAGGAAGCAAATAAAAAGCTTAAAAATGAAATTGAAGAACGTAAAATGGCTGAAGAGGAGATCAAAGCATCACTTGAGGAAAAGAATATACTCCTTGAAGAGATACATAATCGGGTTGAAAATAATTTACAGACAATATCTAATCTTATGGGACTTGAATATACTCAGCTCAATGATAAAGAACCTATTGAGATTTATCAAGAAAGCCAAAACCGTGTTAAAGCTATAGCTTTAATTCATGAGACTCTCTCTAGATCTGAAGACTTTGCAATAATTGATTTTAATAAATATGCTCATGATTTAATTGATCATCTGTTTAAGTCATATGCAGTTGATAAAAATATAAATGCGAATATAAAAATAGATGGAATTCTGCTGGATATAGATACCGCAGTTCCATGTGGTCTAATTCTAAATGAACTTGTCACCAACTCCATAAAACATGCTTTTCCCTCATGGTATTTTGAAGATCGTAAACTCTTAAAAGGTAGGTTTACACCACCATCTAACGAATTTGTAAATGATGAATTTACAGGTCAAAATAAGATAACTGGAGAAATAAACATTACATTTATGCCGGATGATGGTAATTTCACATTAAAAGTTGGAGACAATGGAATTGGATTACCTGATGACATTGATTTTAGATATGCAGAAACTAGTGGGATTCAACTGGTGAATGCATTGGTGAGACAGCTTGATGGGCTCATTGATCTTGAAAAGAATAATGGTTGTGAATTTAAAATTATATTTAGAGAGTCCAGTGTATAA
- a CDS encoding MBL fold metallo-hydrolase, with protein sequence MKVIPLAFESMGVRSMATFVETDQKILIDPGTSIAPKRFRYPPWKDEFDALHETRVRIEEYAEKADIITISHYHHDHYTPFELGKFMDSSPKAAEKLYQGKKLFIKHPTSQINKSQQKRASDFLKNLEGLNCEVSYADGQSFEVGDTSIKFSNPLPHGSQGSKLGYVVAVTIRWNGKTFMHASDVQGPISGEAKDVILEEKPDMLVLSGPPIYLAGYAVERKDIEKARINLIEIAEKIPKVVLDHHLLRSTRYLNFIKSVEKESGSEIRVASQIIGKEPDLLEARRKQFYRA encoded by the coding sequence ATGAAAGTTATACCGCTTGCCTTTGAAAGTATGGGCGTAAGGTCCATGGCTACATTCGTTGAAACTGACCAAAAAATATTGATAGACCCTGGGACATCTATAGCCCCTAAAAGGTTTAGATATCCTCCCTGGAAGGATGAATTCGATGCTTTACATGAGACGAGAGTTAGAATTGAAGAGTATGCAGAAAAAGCAGACATTATTACTATAAGCCATTACCATCATGACCACTACACCCCATTTGAACTTGGAAAATTTATGGATTCATCTCCAAAGGCTGCAGAGAAACTGTATCAAGGAAAAAAATTATTTATTAAACACCCCACTTCTCAAATCAATAAAAGCCAGCAAAAACGAGCTTCTGATTTTTTAAAGAATTTGGAAGGCTTGAACTGTGAAGTATCCTATGCAGATGGTCAATCATTTGAAGTGGGAGATACATCTATTAAATTTTCAAATCCGCTTCCTCACGGTTCTCAAGGAAGTAAATTAGGTTATGTAGTAGCTGTAACAATTAGGTGGAATGGAAAAACTTTTATGCACGCATCTGACGTCCAAGGCCCTATTTCTGGGGAAGCAAAGGATGTTATTCTCGAAGAAAAACCAGATATGCTGGTATTAAGCGGACCTCCTATTTATCTTGCAGGATATGCCGTTGAGAGAAAAGATATTGAAAAAGCTCGAATCAATTTAATTGAAATAGCGGAAAAAATACCTAAAGTAGTATTGGACCATCACCTTTTAAGGAGTACAAGATATCTCAATTTTATAAAGTCAGTGGAGAAAGAATCTGGCAGTGAAATAAGGGTAGCATCTCAAATAATAGGTAAAGAACCTGATTTATTAGAGGCAAGGCGAAAGCAATTTTATAGGGCTTAA
- the ade gene encoding adenine deaminase, which produces MIRGNLVNPFTEEIYPAEIEVRNGMVECVKQIEGKFNQYILPGFIDAHIHIESSMLTPSRFAEAVVPHGTTSVVSDPHEIANVLGTRGIKYMIEDASTVPLKVFFTAPSCVPATPFETSGAVIGSKEIDEILKYDEMVALGEMMNFPGVLSNDPEVMAKIRAAKNYRKPVDGHAPLLSGNDLCRYIAAGISTDHECTLKEEAIEKRKLGMKVMLRQGSSAKNLADLIGAGGDFIISDDKHPEDLLKGHVNLMLKEAVELGEDPVKAVKMVTINPAAHYGLNNGLIAPGKPADIVVVDDLKNFKVKEVYIDGNIAAREGKALFSVNPVKLESTFKISSKKHADFEISSSKGEEKVRVIDVMEGQLLTEESEAVLSAADGKIDPDIKNDILKISVLERYGRNKMATAFVRGFGLKEGAIASSVAHDSHNIIAVGTNTQDMADAVNNLVKNNGGLVTASNGCIHSLKLPIGGLMSTKSVEDVAFKLEVLHNAAADMGCKLASPFMTMSFLALLVIPKLKISDMGLFDVEKFDFVDVVK; this is translated from the coding sequence ATGATCAGAGGCAATTTAGTTAATCCGTTTACTGAAGAGATCTATCCTGCAGAAATAGAAGTACGTAATGGGATGGTAGAATGCGTGAAGCAAATTGAAGGTAAATTTAATCAGTATATTCTACCAGGATTTATCGATGCACATATACATATCGAAAGTTCAATGCTCACGCCTTCAAGGTTTGCAGAAGCAGTTGTACCACATGGAACAACGTCTGTTGTATCAGATCCCCATGAAATTGCCAATGTTCTGGGAACCCGTGGAATAAAATATATGATTGAGGATGCATCGACTGTCCCGCTTAAAGTGTTTTTTACAGCCCCTTCATGTGTTCCTGCAACGCCGTTTGAAACTTCTGGTGCTGTAATTGGCTCAAAAGAGATCGATGAAATTCTTAAATATGATGAAATGGTTGCACTTGGAGAAATGATGAATTTTCCAGGGGTTCTATCAAATGATCCCGAAGTTATGGCCAAAATTAGAGCCGCGAAAAATTACAGAAAGCCTGTAGATGGGCATGCACCTCTTTTAAGTGGAAATGACCTCTGTAGATATATCGCAGCAGGAATTTCTACTGATCATGAATGCACATTGAAAGAGGAAGCAATTGAAAAAAGAAAGCTTGGAATGAAGGTGATGCTCAGGCAAGGTTCGTCTGCAAAAAATTTAGCAGATTTAATAGGTGCCGGCGGTGATTTCATTATATCTGATGATAAACATCCTGAAGATCTCTTAAAGGGGCATGTTAATTTAATGCTGAAGGAAGCTGTTGAACTGGGAGAAGATCCAGTTAAAGCAGTTAAGATGGTAACTATTAATCCTGCAGCTCATTATGGCTTAAATAATGGATTAATTGCTCCAGGAAAACCTGCAGATATTGTTGTAGTAGATGATCTTAAAAATTTCAAAGTAAAAGAAGTTTATATAGATGGAAATATCGCTGCACGTGAAGGAAAAGCGTTATTTTCAGTTAATCCAGTTAAACTTGAAAGTACATTTAAAATAAGTTCCAAAAAACATGCAGATTTTGAAATTTCATCTTCCAAAGGAGAAGAAAAAGTAAGGGTAATTGATGTAATGGAGGGGCAGCTGCTTACTGAAGAATCTGAAGCAGTACTGTCTGCTGCAGATGGTAAAATAGATCCAGATATAAAAAATGATATTTTAAAAATATCAGTTCTTGAAAGATACGGCCGTAACAAAATGGCAACCGCATTTGTCCGTGGATTTGGACTTAAAGAGGGCGCAATTGCATCAAGTGTAGCTCATGATTCACATAATATCATTGCAGTTGGAACAAACACTCAGGACATGGCAGACGCTGTTAACAACCTTGTTAAAAATAACGGCGGGCTTGTAACAGCCTCTAATGGTTGTATACATTCCTTAAAACTTCCAATAGGTGGTTTAATGAGCACAAAATCTGTTGAAGATGTGGCGTTTAAACTCGAAGTTTTACATAATGCTGCGGCTGATATGGGATGCAAATTGGCATCGCCATTTATGACCATGTCATTTTTAGCCCTTCTTGTAATCCCAAAACTAAAAATAAGTGATATGGGACTATTTGATGTTGAAAAATTTGATTTTGTGGATGTTGTAAAGTGA
- a CDS encoding NAD(P)-binding protein, whose translation MKGVQILGAGPAGLSAAINLARSGYNVDIFEKSADVGSRFHEEFQGLENWSDKEDVLKLFNDMNIDVNFKYSPFLKLKIFNESKIWDFRCKRPAFYLVKRGSKEETLDTALKNQALDMGVNIHFNDMISQNEADIIATGPIKDKIYAAAKGITFNTFSRNMAIGLVNNNAALNGYSYLLIADGQGCMATVLFNNFNNMNSYFKQTKKIFNNKFDLNLKKTGNMGGVGAFSSENIFKRGKSLYVGEAAGLQDFLWGFGIKSAVTSGYLAAKSIIDGKDYQKCAEKFFEDKLKAGMVNRYLWERFCFLDYSFIVNRIHRAKDPLKFLNYFYNTNFIHKMIYPFAHRYLKRKYEILSI comes from the coding sequence ATGAAAGGGGTACAAATTTTAGGTGCAGGCCCTGCGGGGTTATCTGCAGCCATAAATCTCGCTCGATCTGGTTATAATGTAGATATTTTTGAAAAAAGTGCAGATGTGGGCTCGAGATTTCACGAAGAATTTCAGGGACTTGAAAACTGGTCTGATAAAGAAGATGTGCTTAAATTATTTAATGATATGAATATTGATGTCAATTTTAAATACAGTCCTTTTTTAAAACTTAAAATATTTAATGAATCTAAAATATGGGATTTTAGATGTAAAAGGCCCGCATTTTATCTTGTTAAGAGGGGATCAAAAGAAGAAACTTTAGATACTGCTTTAAAAAATCAAGCTTTAGATATGGGAGTAAATATTCATTTTAACGATATGATCTCTCAAAATGAAGCTGATATTATTGCAACAGGCCCTATAAAAGATAAAATTTATGCGGCAGCAAAGGGAATTACATTTAATACGTTCTCTAGAAATATGGCTATCGGGCTTGTTAACAATAATGCAGCTTTGAATGGTTATTCTTACCTTTTAATTGCAGATGGGCAGGGCTGCATGGCCACGGTTTTATTCAATAATTTTAACAACATGAATTCTTATTTTAAACAAACAAAAAAGATTTTTAATAATAAGTTTGATTTGAATTTGAAAAAAACAGGTAATATGGGCGGTGTAGGTGCTTTTTCCAGTGAAAATATTTTTAAACGTGGAAAGAGTTTGTATGTAGGGGAAGCTGCGGGTCTGCAGGATTTTTTATGGGGCTTTGGAATTAAAAGTGCTGTGACATCAGGATACCTTGCTGCAAAAAGTATAATTGATGGAAAAGATTACCAGAAATGCGCAGAAAAATTTTTTGAGGATAAATTAAAAGCAGGTATGGTTAACCGTTATTTATGGGAACGATTCTGTTTTTTAGATTATTCTTTTATTGTAAACAGAATTCATAGGGCAAAAGATCCCCTTAAATTCCTTAATTATTTTTACAATACTAATTTTATCCATAAAATGATTTATCCATTTGCTCACAGATATTTAAAGAGAAAATATGAAATTTTAAGTATTTAA